From the Sphingomonas brevis genome, the window CGAGAGATAGACCCAGAACTCCGTCATCCCCATGCGCGCCCTTCGACTACAGCCCTTCGGGCTTCCGCTCAGGACGAACGGAGGGGTTGGTAAGTCAAACTCAGTAGCGCCGGATCAGGCCGGACAGGCGTCCCTGAATGGTCACCCTGCTTTCGTCATAGCGCTGCGGTTCATAGGAACGATTGGCGGGATCGAGGCGGATCATCTGGCCTTCGCGACGATAGGTTTTGAGCGTCGCTTCCTCATTGTCGATAAGCGCGACGACGATCTCTCCGTCACGGGCGCTGTCGACCTTGCGAATGAGGGCGAAGTCCCCGTCGAGAATTCCTTCGTCGACCATGGAGTCGCCCGACACCTCCAGCGCATAATGCTCGCCCGGCCCAAGCAAGGCAGCAGGGACAGCGAAGCCCTCATTGCCTTGCAATGCCTCGATCGGCGTACCGGCGGCGATCCGGCCGTGCAGCGGAATTTCGATCGTGTCGTTGGCCGCAGTGGGCACGACCGGCCGGGCCTGAGCAACTGGCGCAGGGGCCGCGACCTCGGGCATCTTCACCACCTCCAGCGCCCGGGCTCGATTGGGCAGGCGGCGGATGAACTGCCGTTCCTCAAGCGCCGAGATGAGCCGGTGCACGCCTGACTTGGATTTCAGGTCCAACGCCTCGCGCATCTCGTCGAAACTTGGCGAAACGCCGGTTGCGGACAGCCGCTGGTGAATGAAGTTCAGCAACTCGTGCTGCTTGGCGGTGAGCATCGGACCCCTCCGTGCGGAACGAACAGAGAACGTGTAGGCAACAAAAAGTCCGGCGTCAAGCAGTAACGAAGCAGGCGGTTAGGAATGCGTTGAGCAATGGCCGACCCTGTTCCGAGGCAACGCTTTCGGGGTGGAATTGAATGCCGTGAACCGGCGCGTCGGCATGCCGCATCGCCATTACCGTCCCATCGTCGCTCCAGGCATTGGGCAAAAGCGGAGGTCTTGGATCGGTTACCGCCAGCGAATGATAGCGGGTGGCGGCGAAGGGCGAGGGGATTCCGGCAAAAAGTCCGCTGCCGTCGTGGCGCACCTGGGCGATCTTGCCATGGACCGGATGGGTCCGCCCGACGGCAGAGCCGCAGGCAACCGCAATCGCCTGGTGGCCAAGGCAGACGCCAAGCAGCGATCTCCGCCGTTCGATGCACGCCTTGGCCAGTGAAACTGATATTCCGGCGTCTTCGGGCTTGCCGGGGCCAGGCGAGATCAGGATGCCGTCAGCGCCAGAACCAATCGCTTCGGCAACTGTCAACGCGTCGTTGCGCTTGACCGCCACCTCGGCGCCAAGAGCGGCAAGATAGTCGACCAGCATGTAAGTGAAGCTGTCGAAGTTATCGACCACCAGGATCCGCGGAGCGGTCACTGGCCGCCTCAGCTCATTGTTCGGCGCCGGAATAGCGCTGCTTGGCGGCCGCGATCGCCTCATCGTTGCGCTTGACCCCTTGCTCGATCTTCATCGCCGCCAGCAGCTGCTGGCCGAGCTCATCGGAGACCGCGCCCTCGAACTCGCGCTGAGTTCTGACGATCAGGCCAGGCGCGGAAAAGGCGTTGCCGGGCACAATCTTGTTGGTTTTGACAATGAAGAAGCCACGGTCGCGCGGGTCGGCAACCATGCGGCTTTTTCCCTGGGTCAGGGAAAACAGCATTTTGAGCGGCGCGGCGGCATCGGCATTGGCTTCCGAGATCTGGATGCGCCGCGCTACAACCGGCTCGACCGGGGGAAGTGCCACACCGGCTTCGGCGATAGCTTTTTCCATCGGTTCGCCGCGCGCTACCTTGGCCGCGATCTGGGAAGCGACCGCCTGGGCCCGGTCCATCGCCTTGCGGCGGATCCAGTCGGCGCGGACCTGATCCTTTATTTCCGCCAGCGGGGCAGGCGCGGCTTCGATGACCCGGTCGACCGCGACAATCACATAGCCGCCGTCATTTGCCAGCGTGACAACTTCCGGGTCGTCGTCGACCGCCATCGCAAAGCCGGCCTTTAGCGCGGGTTGAAGCTCCGCCGGGAATTTGTAGGCGGCGTCGCCGCGCGCAGCCCCGCCGGCATTGATCGCAGGAGTGGTAACGACCGGCAGCTTCGCAGCGCCAACCGCCTCGGCGAAGCTGGCCCCATCGTCGATCCTGTCCTCGACCTTGGTCACCGCGTCGGTCAATGACTCCTTGCGCTTGCTCGTCGCGAGCAGCGCGGCGATCTCATCATGCGCCTGGGCCAGGCTCTTGCCGGTCGCATTGCGAATGTCTTCGATCTTGATCACGTGCCAGCCGAGGTCCGACCGGACCGGTCCGACAATCGCGCCCTTGGCGGCGGCGAAGGCGGAATTGGCGATTGCCGCTCCGCCAAGGGTCGAGAATTGGGCGCGGGTCTGCGGGCCGACAGCCACATCGGCAGCGGATAATCCTGCCGGGGCGGCGGCGGCGGCGAAGCTGCCACCGGCCTTCGCCCGCGCCGCGATGCCGTCGGCCTGCTGCTTGTCCTGGACCACGGCCTGGCTCAACACGCGGGTTTCGCTGCCGGCATAATTCGCCTGGTTGGCCTTGTAATAGGCGGCGATCTCGGCCTCGCTCGGGGCAGCTCCAGCTACCGTTTCGGGGCTGATCGTGGCCAGCCGCAAGATTCGCTGCTCCGCAACCATGTAGCGCGGACGATTCTGGGTGTAGAAGGACTGAAGATCTCCATCGGACGGGTTGAGGCCTCCGCGGAAAATATCGGCCGGCACCACCGACATCTGGCCCTCGCGCTGCTCGAGCAGCATTGCCGCATAGGGCCGGGCAACCCCTACCGGGACTTTGGCCTCGACTGCGGCGGGCGCCAGAATCAGCCGCTGGGTTATCGCCACCTGAATCAGGCGGCGGACGTCGGCATCGGTGAGCTGTTCCTGCGCCAGAAAGGCATTGTAGGCCTGCTCATTGAATTTGCCGTCGAGCCCCTTGGTCTGCGGCAGGGCGGCGATTTCGCCGTCGACCAGTCGCTTGGACATGACGAAACCATGATCTTCGCCAAAAGCGATCAGCGCGTGCTCGTTGACCAGTGCCTCGAGAATTTGGTCGAATTGCTTGGCGAGCGTCGCATAGCTCGCTTCCGGATTTTGCTGCCGTGCGTCGGCGAGTGCACGCTTCATCGCACTATCCAGGTCGCGCTCGCTGACCGGCTCGCCACCGATCTTGACCAGCGTCCCCTTGCTCATCCCGAAATTGCCGGAAAAGACGCTGCGGATGTCCTGCATCGCAAAGCCGGCCAGGATCATCAGCAGGATCAGGACCATCAGTCCGGTACCGACCGCGGATTTGGACAGGCGGCGGAAGAATGAAAGCATGGGATCTCTTGGCTTTGAAAAAGGTTCGCGCCGCTTTAGGGGCCGCATCTAACAACGGCAAGCGGGCTGAAGGGGAGATTTATGGCACGGCGAAAGCTGGTCGCGGGAAATTGGAAGATGCATGGCCTCGCGGCTGATCTCGGCGAAATTTCCGCCGTTTCGATTGCCGCGGAGACGGCCGGCGCCGATGTCGCGCTGTGCCTTCCGGCAACCCTGATCGAGCGCGCCGTGCGGGCAGCGCCAGGCTTTGCAATCGGCGGCCAGGATGTGCACCAGTCGGACAAGGGCGCGCATACCGGCTGTGTGTCGGCGGCCATGCTGATCGATGCCGGCGCCAGCTTGACCATCGTCGGCCATAGCGAGCGGCGCGAGGCGCAGGGCGAAAGCGACGCCGACGTTAAAGCCAAGGCAGAATCGGCGCTGCTCGCCGGGCTGTCGGTGATCCTGTGCGTCGGCGAAAGCGATGCAGTCCGCGAAGCGGGCGATGCCGTCTCGACGGTGTCGTCCCAGCTCGATTCTTCCCTGCCTCGCGGTGACGTTGCTTCGGCCGGCGTCCCGGACCGTCTGGCCGTGGCCTATGAGCCGATCTGGGCAATCGGTACCGGCAAGGTGCCGTCGATCGCGGACATCGGCGAAATGCATGCCGCGCTGCGGGAACGGCTGAAGGCCGCCTATGGAGAAGCAGGGGAAGGCGTGCGGATTCTCTATGGGGGATCGGTCAAGGCCACGAACGCCGCCGAAATCTTCGGCGTCGATGACGTTGATGGAGCGCTGGTCGGCGGGGCGAGCCTCAAGACAAGCGACTTCCTGCCGATCGTCGAAGCAGCGCGTTGAACAATCCAGGATCCGCCGCTATCTGGCGGTCCGAATTTCCTTTTTTCGGTTAGGCCTTTTCAATGTTCACCTTCCTGCTGGTCGTCCAGACCCTGGTCGCGGCGGCGCTTGTCGCAGTCATTCTCATGCAGCGTTCGGAAGGCGGCGGCCTTGGTGTCAGCAGTTCCTCGGCCGGCCTCATGACCGCCCGCGGGGCGGCGGATTTCCTGACCCGCGCCACGGCGATCCTGGGCGGCCTGTTCATCACCATCTCCATCGTGCTGGCTGCGATTGCCGGCGTCAGCCGCGAATCGACCGCCGTCGACACCAGCCTGGTGAAGCAGCAGCCGGTGCAGCAGGCTCCGATTGCTCCCACGGCGCCCCCGGCCGGCAACGAGACTACGCCTGCCGTCCCGCTCGCTCAGTAGCGCTTTTTCAACTTTATTTGACTCGGGCGCTTGCCACGAATGGCAAAGCGCCCGTAAGGCCCGACTCCCATGGCGCGGTATGTCTTTATCACCGGCGGCGTGGTTTCCTCGCTTGGCAAAGGTCTTCTCGCAGCGTCCCTCGGGGCGTTGTTGCAGGCGCGCGGCTATTCCGTGCGCATCAGGAAATTCGACCCCTATCTGAACGTCGATCCCGGTACGATGTCGCCCTATCAGCATGGCGAAGTCTATGTGACCGACGACGGGGCGGAGACCGACCTCGACCTTGGACATTATGAGCGCTTCACCGGCGTTTCGGCGCATCAGTCGGACAACATCACGTCGGGCCGCATCTACCGGGACATCATCGCTCGGGAGCGGCGCGGCGACTATCTCGGGGCGACCGTCCAGGTCGTTCCGCACGTCACCAACGCCATCAAGGAATTCGCCCAGGCCGACATCGAGGGCCTCGATTTCGTCATCTGCGAGATCGGCGGAACTGTCGGCGATATCGAAAGCCTGCCGTTCGTCGAGGCGATCCGCCAGCTGAAGAACGACCTTGGGCGTGGCCAAAGCTGCTTCGTCCACACTACGCTGGTCCCCTATATCGCGGCGGCGGGAGAGCTGAAGACCAAGCCGACCCAGCACAGCGTCCGCGAATTGACGAGCTACGGCATCCAGCCCGACGTCCTCCTGTGCCGCGCCGACCGGCCGATCCCCGAGAGCGACCGCGCCAAGATCGCCCTGTTCTGCAACGTTCCCCAGGAAGCGGTGATCCAGGCGCTGGACGCCCGTTCGATCTACGACGTGCCGCTGCAATATCATGCCGAAGGCCTCGATGCCGAAGTGCTGAAGGTGTTCGGGATTACCGACGCGCCGGATCCGGAAATGGCGCGGTGGGACGACATCATGGACCGGGTAGACCATCCGGAGGGCGAGGTGACGATCGGCGTTGTCGGAAAATATGTCGGCCTGCCGGACGCCTACAAGAGCCTGCGCGAGGCGCTGGTCCACGGTGGCATTGCCAACCGGGTCAAGGTCAACATTCAGTGGCTCGATGCCGAGATGTTCGAGGGCGAAGATGCCGACCTCGCCGCCAAGCTCGAGCCGCTGCACGGCATCCTGGTTCCCGGCGGGTTCGGCGAGCGCGGCAGCGAGGGCAAGATCGCT encodes:
- the tpiA gene encoding triose-phosphate isomerase, coding for MARRKLVAGNWKMHGLAADLGEISAVSIAAETAGADVALCLPATLIERAVRAAPGFAIGGQDVHQSDKGAHTGCVSAAMLIDAGASLTIVGHSERREAQGESDADVKAKAESALLAGLSVILCVGESDAVREAGDAVSTVSSQLDSSLPRGDVASAGVPDRLAVAYEPIWAIGTGKVPSIADIGEMHAALRERLKAAYGEAGEGVRILYGGSVKATNAAEIFGVDDVDGALVGGASLKTSDFLPIVEAAR
- a CDS encoding CTP synthase, yielding MARYVFITGGVVSSLGKGLLAASLGALLQARGYSVRIRKFDPYLNVDPGTMSPYQHGEVYVTDDGAETDLDLGHYERFTGVSAHQSDNITSGRIYRDIIARERRGDYLGATVQVVPHVTNAIKEFAQADIEGLDFVICEIGGTVGDIESLPFVEAIRQLKNDLGRGQSCFVHTTLVPYIAAAGELKTKPTQHSVRELTSYGIQPDVLLCRADRPIPESDRAKIALFCNVPQEAVIQALDARSIYDVPLQYHAEGLDAEVLKVFGITDAPDPEMARWDDIMDRVDHPEGEVTIGVVGKYVGLPDAYKSLREALVHGGIANRVKVNIQWLDAEMFEGEDADLAAKLEPLHGILVPGGFGERGSEGKIASVQFAREREVPFFGICLGMQMACIEGARNTAGISDASTTEFGETNEPVVGLITEWMSPEGLQKRNAETDLGGTMRLGAYAAKLGHNSKVAEQYGTTEISERHRHRYEVNVHYRDALEKGGLIFSGMSPDGELPEIVERPNHPWFIGVQFHPELKSRPFNPHPLFAGFVAAAVKQSRLV
- the lexA gene encoding transcriptional repressor LexA; protein product: MLTAKQHELLNFIHQRLSATGVSPSFDEMREALDLKSKSGVHRLISALEERQFIRRLPNRARALEVVKMPEVAAPAPVAQARPVVPTAANDTIEIPLHGRIAAGTPIEALQGNEGFAVPAALLGPGEHYALEVSGDSMVDEGILDGDFALIRKVDSARDGEIVVALIDNEEATLKTYRREGQMIRLDPANRSYEPQRYDESRVTIQGRLSGLIRRY
- a CDS encoding anthranilate synthase component II, which produces MTAPRILVVDNFDSFTYMLVDYLAALGAEVAVKRNDALTVAEAIGSGADGILISPGPGKPEDAGISVSLAKACIERRRSLLGVCLGHQAIAVACGSAVGRTHPVHGKIAQVRHDGSGLFAGIPSPFAATRYHSLAVTDPRPPLLPNAWSDDGTVMAMRHADAPVHGIQFHPESVASEQGRPLLNAFLTACFVTA
- a CDS encoding peptidylprolyl isomerase; translated protein: MLSFFRRLSKSAVGTGLMVLILLMILAGFAMQDIRSVFSGNFGMSKGTLVKIGGEPVSERDLDSAMKRALADARQQNPEASYATLAKQFDQILEALVNEHALIAFGEDHGFVMSKRLVDGEIAALPQTKGLDGKFNEQAYNAFLAQEQLTDADVRRLIQVAITQRLILAPAAVEAKVPVGVARPYAAMLLEQREGQMSVVPADIFRGGLNPSDGDLQSFYTQNRPRYMVAEQRILRLATISPETVAGAAPSEAEIAAYYKANQANYAGSETRVLSQAVVQDKQQADGIAARAKAGGSFAAAAAPAGLSAADVAVGPQTRAQFSTLGGAAIANSAFAAAKGAIVGPVRSDLGWHVIKIEDIRNATGKSLAQAHDEIAALLATSKRKESLTDAVTKVEDRIDDGASFAEAVGAAKLPVVTTPAINAGGAARGDAAYKFPAELQPALKAGFAMAVDDDPEVVTLANDGGYVIVAVDRVIEAAPAPLAEIKDQVRADWIRRKAMDRAQAVASQIAAKVARGEPMEKAIAEAGVALPPVEPVVARRIQISEANADAAAPLKMLFSLTQGKSRMVADPRDRGFFIVKTNKIVPGNAFSAPGLIVRTQREFEGAVSDELGQQLLAAMKIEQGVKRNDEAIAAAKQRYSGAEQ
- the secG gene encoding preprotein translocase subunit SecG, producing MFTFLLVVQTLVAAALVAVILMQRSEGGGLGVSSSSAGLMTARGAADFLTRATAILGGLFITISIVLAAIAGVSRESTAVDTSLVKQQPVQQAPIAPTAPPAGNETTPAVPLAQ